One window of Brevibacillus choshinensis genomic DNA carries:
- a CDS encoding ABC transporter ATP-binding protein, translated as MRGITKRFPGIIANDSITLSVKHGEIHALLGENGAGKSTLMNILFGLYQPDEGEILINERPVKITNPNIANELGIGMVHQHFMLVETFTVTENIVLGNEPKNGLQIDIQSAERAVEKLSNQYGLKVDPRAKIQDISVGMQQRVEILKTLYRGADILIFDEPTAVLTPQEINELIEIMHNLVKEGKTIILITHKLKEIMAVCDAVTIIRRGKVIDSVWVKDTNPDDLAAKMVGREVNFRVDKQASQPKETILAVENVTAMGNRGVNALNNLSLEVRSGEILGIAGVDGNGQSELIEVLTGLRKATSGRVLLNGKEITNQAPRQISESGLSHIPEDRHKRGLILDFTMSENMVLETYFHPTFNKNGFLDYGAIDKHAAKLIEEFDVRTPSIYTPARALSGGNQQKAIIAREVDKNPDLLIAAQPTRGLDVGAIEFIHRRLIEQRDNGKAVLLLSLELDEVINVSDRIAVIYEGNIVGIVDAKTTTEQELGLMMSGGKRMLGGGNDE; from the coding sequence ATGCGAGGAATTACCAAGCGTTTCCCAGGAATCATCGCGAATGATAGTATTACGCTATCTGTAAAACATGGGGAAATTCACGCCCTTCTCGGAGAGAACGGCGCAGGCAAGTCTACTCTTATGAACATTTTGTTTGGTCTTTATCAACCTGATGAAGGCGAAATCCTTATCAATGAAAGACCGGTTAAAATCACGAATCCCAATATAGCGAATGAGCTTGGTATTGGTATGGTGCATCAACATTTTATGCTGGTTGAAACATTTACGGTAACAGAAAACATTGTGTTAGGAAATGAACCGAAAAACGGGTTGCAAATAGATATCCAAAGTGCGGAGAGGGCAGTGGAGAAGCTTTCCAATCAATATGGTTTAAAAGTGGATCCGAGAGCAAAGATTCAAGATATTTCTGTGGGTATGCAGCAACGGGTTGAAATTTTGAAAACGCTGTATCGCGGTGCGGATATCCTAATTTTTGACGAGCCGACTGCGGTATTGACACCACAGGAAATCAATGAACTGATCGAGATTATGCATAACTTGGTCAAAGAAGGAAAAACCATTATTCTCATAACCCACAAACTGAAAGAAATTATGGCAGTTTGTGATGCGGTGACGATCATCCGTCGCGGAAAGGTCATTGATTCGGTGTGGGTCAAAGACACGAATCCAGATGATTTGGCAGCGAAAATGGTAGGTCGGGAGGTTAACTTCCGTGTAGACAAGCAGGCTTCCCAGCCAAAAGAAACGATTCTCGCAGTCGAAAACGTGACGGCTATGGGCAATCGTGGTGTCAATGCACTCAACAACCTCAGTCTTGAAGTTCGCTCAGGCGAAATTCTCGGGATTGCTGGGGTAGATGGTAACGGTCAAAGTGAATTGATTGAAGTATTGACAGGTCTGCGAAAAGCGACCAGCGGCCGTGTACTTCTTAATGGCAAAGAAATCACCAATCAGGCTCCACGGCAGATCTCTGAATCTGGGTTGTCCCACATTCCGGAGGACCGTCACAAGCGTGGTTTGATCCTGGATTTCACCATGAGTGAAAACATGGTACTGGAAACTTATTTCCATCCGACGTTCAATAAGAACGGTTTTCTCGATTATGGCGCCATTGACAAGCACGCGGCAAAGCTCATTGAAGAGTTTGATGTCCGTACACCGAGCATATATACCCCAGCTCGCGCTCTTTCTGGTGGAAACCAGCAGAAGGCAATTATTGCTCGCGAAGTGGACAAGAACCCTGATCTGTTGATTGCAGCGCAACCAACACGTGGCTTGGATGTCGGAGCAATTGAGTTCATCCATCGCCGCCTGATTGAACAGCGTGACAATGGAAAGGCAGTCTTGCTGCTATCACTCGAGCTGGATGAAGTGATTAACGTGTCTGACCGTATCGCCGTCATTTATGAAGGTAATATTGTAGGGATTGTCGATGCAAAAACGACGACTGAACAAGAGCTTGGCCTAATGATGTCCGGGGGAAAACGGATGCTAGGAGGGGGAAACGATGAATAG
- a CDS encoding ABC transporter permease, whose protein sequence is MNRVIAVFTKESFLVPLVAIILGLLTGAIAMLAGGFNPIKAYMALLEKVFGSAYNFGETIRQITPLIFTGLAVAFAFRTGLFNIGAEGQFIVGMIASTAVGVSFDLPAYIHAPLAVIAGAVAGGLWGSIAGYLKAARGVNEVITSIMLNWVALYLANWVMNAFFVPAGQQRSEMIHDSAVITIGWLSTMFDSARLHWGTLIAVLAAIFFYVILWKTKSGYELRAVGLNPHASEYAGMNVNRNVVKAMFIGGMFAGIGGACEILGVFHYQAIMTAQPGYGFDGIAVALIGGNTPLGVVLGAILFGILTFGAAGMKFGAGVPVELIRVVIASVIFFVAAHGIVKIFVKPIMKKKKEGGN, encoded by the coding sequence ATGAATAGAGTTATTGCTGTATTTACAAAAGAGTCGTTTCTCGTTCCGCTAGTAGCGATCATTCTTGGTTTGTTAACCGGTGCGATCGCGATGTTGGCTGGTGGATTCAATCCGATAAAAGCGTACATGGCTCTTCTTGAGAAGGTATTTGGAAGTGCCTACAACTTCGGGGAGACGATTCGCCAGATTACACCCCTTATCTTTACGGGTCTCGCCGTTGCTTTTGCATTCCGGACAGGTCTATTTAACATCGGTGCCGAAGGTCAGTTCATCGTTGGGATGATCGCTTCTACGGCAGTAGGTGTATCCTTTGATCTTCCGGCTTATATCCATGCTCCTCTCGCAGTCATTGCGGGTGCGGTGGCAGGCGGACTGTGGGGTTCGATTGCCGGTTATTTAAAGGCAGCACGTGGTGTCAATGAGGTTATTACGAGCATTATGTTGAACTGGGTGGCACTCTATTTGGCCAACTGGGTCATGAATGCTTTCTTCGTACCCGCCGGACAACAGCGTTCCGAAATGATTCACGACTCTGCTGTCATTACAATTGGTTGGCTTTCGACGATGTTTGATAGTGCGCGTTTGCACTGGGGTACATTAATTGCGGTGCTTGCAGCTATTTTCTTTTACGTTATCCTGTGGAAAACGAAATCCGGTTATGAACTGCGTGCCGTTGGTTTAAACCCGCATGCTTCTGAGTATGCAGGGATGAACGTAAACCGCAATGTCGTAAAAGCTATGTTTATTGGTGGAATGTTTGCGGGAATTGGCGGAGCTTGTGAGATTCTGGGTGTATTCCATTATCAAGCGATCATGACCGCGCAACCAGGTTATGGATTTGATGGGATCGCAGTAGCGTTGATCGGTGGGAACACACCACTTGGAGTCGTTCTTGGAGCCATCTTGTTTGGGATACTTACGTTCGGTGCGGCAGGGATGAAGTTTGGTGCAGGAGTGCCAGTTGAACTCATCCGTGTCGTAATTGCTTCCGTTATTTTCTTCGTTGCTGCACATGGTATAGTGAAGATTTTTGTGAAACCTATCATGAAGAAGAAAAAGGAAGGTGGAAACTGA
- a CDS encoding ABC transporter permease, with the protein MDWGIILSNLVHDTIVFSTALIFASLGGLYSERSGVVNIALEGMMIIGAFTGAVITYAFQDSLAGGAPWIGFLAAGIAGAIFALPHAVASVTFKADQTVSGVALNFLAAGLSVYLTKIIFNGAGQTTTLSSVFGKWSIPYLHDIPYLGHAIFEAYPTSFLAFIMVFFTWYLIFKTPFGLRLRAVGEHPRAADTVGINVKKMRYMAVMISGSLAAWGGATISLTTTSNFSHNTVSGQGFIAIAALIFGKWHPAGAMGAALFFGVAQAIKSLVQIFGLTKYVPTEFIFMLPYVLTILVMAGLVGRSNAPAALGKPYETGSR; encoded by the coding sequence ATGGATTGGGGAATTATTCTAAGCAACCTCGTTCATGATACCATCGTGTTTTCCACTGCCTTGATTTTTGCATCACTAGGTGGACTGTACTCAGAGCGTTCTGGTGTCGTGAACATTGCTTTGGAAGGTATGATGATTATCGGAGCATTTACCGGTGCGGTCATCACTTATGCTTTCCAGGACTCCCTCGCAGGAGGAGCTCCGTGGATTGGATTCCTCGCAGCAGGGATCGCTGGTGCTATTTTTGCACTGCCTCATGCGGTAGCTTCCGTTACTTTTAAAGCTGACCAGACAGTGAGTGGTGTAGCTCTCAACTTCTTGGCAGCAGGTCTTTCTGTCTACTTGACCAAAATTATCTTTAACGGAGCAGGGCAAACCACTACGCTGTCCAGCGTATTTGGTAAGTGGAGCATTCCGTACTTGCATGATATTCCCTATTTGGGTCATGCCATTTTTGAAGCGTATCCGACTAGCTTCTTGGCGTTTATCATGGTGTTTTTCACGTGGTACTTGATCTTTAAGACGCCATTTGGATTGCGTTTGCGCGCAGTGGGTGAGCATCCGCGAGCAGCAGACACAGTAGGGATCAATGTCAAAAAGATGCGTTACATGGCAGTAATGATTAGTGGGTCACTGGCTGCATGGGGTGGAGCAACGATTTCATTGACCACGACCAGTAACTTTTCGCACAACACGGTTTCCGGTCAAGGGTTTATTGCAATCGCAGCCTTGATCTTCGGTAAGTGGCATCCAGCGGGTGCGATGGGAGCAGCCTTGTTCTTCGGGGTAGCTCAAGCCATCAAGTCATTGGTACAAATTTTTGGATTGACTAAGTATGTACCGACAGAGTTTATCTTCATGCTTCCATACGTCTTGACAATTCTCGTCATGGCAGGACTTGTCGGTCGCTCGAATGCTCCAGCAGCATTGGGCAAACCATACGAAACAGGATCTCGTTAG
- a CDS encoding stalk domain-containing protein: MNRCLHKNSSRLWPKVLGAFFFCLGLGVTGTGGTGVAAAAEPGPVISLVIDGKGIPTDVQPLRQNGRMLVPIRVIAESTGADVTYEASNRQVNVTDKGKRIVLLVDSRTAYVDGKRVTLDTPAMIVNQRTVVPIRFVSEALGYRVVWDDRSGVAQIQTKPIGDTAAVIKDATNPYVVQLGDTLTEIAKRHNTTVQEMKKNNFLSSDELTFQQLLFLPKGAKKAEHPLSKEVGDRRLLDDTYYFPFSEVSWYEPYGDSYGSDREWTESNNGSVRNHEGIDIMAPKGTPVYSVADGTINRVGWNTYGGWRVNITDDAGLYRMYYAHLSAYVPGLEIGDTIRAGQLIGFVGDTGYGGTGTVGMFEPHLHFGLYKNSDGLAIDPYYYLKYWEQKKVGSPYS, encoded by the coding sequence ATGAACCGCTGTTTACATAAAAACAGCAGTCGTCTGTGGCCAAAGGTTCTAGGCGCTTTTTTCTTTTGTCTGGGATTAGGTGTCACAGGTACGGGCGGCACAGGAGTGGCTGCAGCTGCAGAACCAGGTCCTGTCATTTCTTTAGTGATTGATGGGAAAGGAATTCCTACAGATGTACAACCGTTACGACAAAATGGTCGCATGCTCGTGCCGATTCGTGTTATTGCCGAGTCTACGGGCGCAGACGTCACATACGAAGCATCCAATCGACAAGTGAATGTCACGGATAAGGGAAAACGGATTGTCCTGCTTGTTGACAGCCGAACGGCGTATGTGGATGGCAAACGCGTCACACTGGATACTCCTGCTATGATCGTGAATCAGCGGACAGTTGTTCCCATCCGCTTTGTTAGTGAAGCATTGGGATACCGTGTTGTATGGGATGATCGATCTGGCGTTGCCCAAATTCAAACCAAGCCCATCGGAGATACGGCAGCAGTGATTAAAGATGCAACCAATCCATATGTGGTTCAGTTAGGTGATACTTTGACCGAGATTGCGAAGCGACACAATACCACTGTGCAGGAAATGAAAAAAAATAACTTTCTGTCTTCAGATGAGCTGACTTTCCAACAGCTTTTATTCTTACCGAAGGGTGCTAAAAAAGCAGAGCATCCATTGTCCAAAGAAGTTGGGGATCGCAGACTGCTTGATGACACTTATTATTTTCCCTTCTCGGAGGTGAGCTGGTACGAACCGTATGGTGACAGCTACGGATCTGACCGAGAATGGACGGAGAGTAATAATGGAAGCGTGCGCAACCATGAAGGAATTGACATCATGGCTCCAAAAGGAACACCGGTGTATTCCGTAGCGGACGGCACGATTAATCGCGTAGGGTGGAATACGTACGGGGGATGGCGTGTAAACATCACAGATGATGCAGGTCTTTATCGGATGTACTACGCACACTTGAGTGCGTATGTTCCAGGACTGGAAATCGGGGACACGATCCGAGCAGGTCAATTGATTGGTTTTGTAGGTGATACCGGGTACGGAGGTACGGGCACGGTTGGAATGTTTGAGCCACATCTTCATTTTGGACTCTACAAAAACAGCGATGGGTTAGCAATCGACCCCTACTACTATTTGAAGTACTGGGAGCAAAAGAAAGTTGGAAGTCCTTACTCGTAA
- the yfmF gene encoding EF-P 5-aminopentanol modification-associated protein YfmF, which yields MSANITEIAFQSTQINGMNVHILPTGKFKTTTIVTMIEQALSEETVTKTALLAMVMKRASARFPETKLLRAHLDFLYGAIFDVDVTKKGERQILQIYMEVPNEKYLSQDDSLLDQAIQFVGDMLTKPYVENGAFLEKYVTQEKETLRKRVESLIDDKMKYANQRVTEEMCQGEPFSLLIQGRVKDLPAITGQELYQYFKEITTSNPINIFVVGDVNPQEVGQAIQKHVPLERSEVQALDISNSSKQVSDERKVIDRLDVNQAKLNIGCRTHITYKDDDYPALLLYNGVLGGFPHSKLFVNVREKESLAYYAVSRLESHKGIMMIMSGIDVNKYERAVEIIKQQMDSMRQGNISEEEMSQTRATLSNQFRELLDSARGMIEFTYNGLVSGRKRQLDELLKGIETATIEDVKKVAAKVDIDTIYLLRDKKGEA from the coding sequence ATGAGTGCGAACATAACGGAAATCGCGTTTCAAAGTACCCAGATAAATGGGATGAACGTACATATCTTGCCAACAGGCAAATTCAAGACCACAACTATTGTGACAATGATTGAGCAGGCTCTTTCCGAGGAGACTGTGACGAAGACTGCCTTGCTAGCGATGGTCATGAAACGAGCCAGTGCGCGTTTTCCTGAAACCAAGCTACTGCGTGCACACCTTGACTTTTTGTATGGAGCGATCTTTGACGTTGACGTCACGAAAAAAGGCGAGAGGCAAATTTTGCAGATCTACATGGAAGTACCGAATGAGAAGTATTTGTCGCAAGATGACTCTCTCCTCGACCAAGCCATTCAATTTGTAGGAGATATGCTGACAAAACCTTATGTAGAGAATGGTGCGTTTTTAGAGAAGTATGTCACGCAGGAGAAGGAAACTCTTCGCAAGCGTGTGGAAAGTCTGATTGACGACAAGATGAAGTACGCAAACCAACGTGTTACGGAAGAAATGTGCCAAGGAGAGCCCTTCTCTTTACTCATTCAGGGTAGAGTGAAAGACTTGCCTGCCATTACGGGACAAGAGCTCTATCAGTATTTCAAAGAAATTACAACGTCGAATCCAATCAACATCTTTGTAGTGGGTGACGTGAATCCGCAGGAAGTAGGGCAAGCCATCCAGAAGCATGTTCCATTGGAGCGATCTGAGGTCCAAGCGTTGGACATCAGCAATTCGTCCAAGCAAGTATCGGACGAACGCAAAGTCATCGATCGCTTGGATGTCAATCAAGCAAAGCTCAATATTGGCTGCCGGACGCACATTACGTACAAGGATGATGATTACCCTGCACTGCTCTTATATAACGGTGTCCTCGGTGGGTTCCCTCACTCCAAGCTGTTCGTAAACGTACGTGAAAAGGAAAGTCTTGCATACTATGCGGTATCCCGTCTGGAAAGCCATAAAGGGATCATGATGATCATGTCGGGCATCGATGTAAACAAGTATGAGCGGGCAGTTGAGATCATCAAGCAGCAGATGGATTCCATGCGTCAGGGGAACATCTCTGAAGAAGAAATGAGCCAGACGAGAGCAACGCTATCTAATCAATTTCGCGAGCTACTGGATAGTGCACGCGGCATGATCGAATTTACCTATAATGGTTTGGTTAGTGGACGCAAGCGGCAGCTGGATGAACTATTAAAAGGAATCGAAACGGCTACGATAGAAGACGTCAAAAAAGTGGCAGCCAAAGTGGACATCGATACGATTTATCTGCTGCGTGACAAGAAGGGAGAGGCGTAA
- the yfmH gene encoding EF-P 5-aminopentanol modification-associated protein YfmH, with the protein MQTTKFEQVNETVYNETLPNGLQVYLVPKQGFSKTYAVFTTKYGSIDSHFRTRNGEEINVPDGIAHFLEHKMFEKKDRDVMHEFSKNGASCNAFTSFNRTAYLFSCTDKLDDNLNLLLDYVQEPYFTDASVEKEKGIIGQEITMYDDNPDWKVYMNLLKAMYKDYPINIEIAGTIETISHITKENLYECYETFYHPANMLLLVVGSFEPESIMHLIRQNQSAKEFPPAPQITRLFPKEQAEPAQAKIEANLTVGLPKCMIGIKERDQGLTKEALLKRELATKLLLDIAFGTSSAVYERLYDSELITESFDFDYSSEKDYAYTIMGGDTPDPERLVETIQAEIEQLKQKGIDQDDFERAKRKKIGNFLRSLNSVEFIANQFTSFKFNENDLFTVVPTLESITREDVEKRLNEHFVVGQMAVSIVRSASQQE; encoded by the coding sequence ATGCAGACGACCAAATTTGAACAAGTCAACGAAACCGTTTACAACGAGACATTGCCAAATGGCCTGCAGGTGTACTTGGTACCGAAGCAGGGCTTTAGCAAAACCTATGCTGTTTTTACGACGAAATACGGTTCCATCGACAGCCATTTCCGTACCCGTAATGGCGAGGAAATCAACGTGCCAGATGGGATCGCTCACTTTCTCGAGCACAAGATGTTTGAGAAAAAAGACCGGGATGTCATGCATGAGTTTAGTAAAAATGGAGCATCCTGCAACGCCTTTACGAGCTTTAATCGGACAGCATATCTTTTTTCCTGCACAGACAAATTGGACGATAATCTGAATCTCTTGTTGGATTATGTTCAGGAGCCGTATTTTACGGATGCTAGCGTGGAAAAGGAAAAAGGGATCATTGGTCAGGAAATTACCATGTACGACGATAATCCCGACTGGAAGGTCTACATGAATCTCCTAAAGGCCATGTATAAAGACTATCCAATCAATATCGAAATCGCAGGGACGATCGAAACGATTTCCCACATCACGAAAGAAAATCTGTACGAATGCTACGAAACCTTTTATCATCCAGCCAACATGCTGTTGCTGGTCGTAGGTTCTTTTGAGCCCGAGTCAATCATGCATTTAATTCGTCAAAACCAGTCTGCCAAAGAGTTTCCGCCTGCCCCGCAAATCACTCGACTCTTTCCAAAGGAGCAGGCAGAGCCAGCACAGGCAAAAATTGAAGCAAACCTGACCGTCGGTTTGCCCAAATGCATGATTGGGATCAAGGAACGGGATCAAGGCTTGACGAAAGAAGCCTTGTTAAAAAGGGAACTGGCTACTAAACTGTTATTGGATATCGCGTTTGGCACCAGCTCTGCTGTCTACGAGAGGCTATATGACAGCGAGTTGATTACGGAAAGCTTTGATTTTGACTACAGCAGCGAAAAAGATTACGCGTACACCATCATGGGTGGCGATACGCCGGATCCGGAGCGGTTGGTGGAGACGATTCAAGCAGAGATCGAACAATTGAAGCAAAAGGGTATTGATCAAGATGATTTTGAGAGAGCCAAACGGAAGAAAATTGGCAACTTCTTGCGGTCGCTCAACTCTGTAGAGTTTATCGCGAATCAATTCACTAGCTTCAAATTTAATGAAAACGATCTCTTTACTGTAGTGCCGACTCTCGAGTCGATCACTCGCGAAGATGTGGAAAAACGTTTGAATGAGCATTTTGTGGTTGGACAAATGGCTGTTTCTATCGTTCGCTCCGCTTCGCAACAGGAGTAG
- the ymfI gene encoding elongation factor P 5-aminopentanone reductase, whose translation MNQQTPWALVTGASGELGQAIASSLAHAGVPLYLHYNQSEQKLDGLLQQCQQLGVPAVKLQADLRDPVQITVMFEQMAVAPLLIVNNASADHIGLFSDVTVAQFDELVAANVRSAFLVSQAGLSSMLRERYGRIVNISSIWGMTGGSCEVLYSLTKGAVITFTKALAKELAPNGITVNAVAPGAIMGGMMERFSPDEVEMIAEEIPANRLGLPSEVAAVVRFLLSREASYVTGQIISPNGGWYT comes from the coding sequence ATGAATCAACAAACGCCATGGGCGTTGGTAACAGGAGCTTCCGGTGAGCTGGGGCAGGCTATAGCCTCGAGCCTAGCTCATGCGGGAGTTCCGCTTTACCTGCATTACAATCAATCGGAGCAAAAATTGGACGGACTCCTTCAGCAGTGTCAGCAATTGGGGGTACCTGCTGTGAAATTGCAGGCAGATTTGCGAGACCCTGTTCAGATCACAGTTATGTTTGAGCAGATGGCGGTCGCTCCGCTGCTGATCGTCAACAACGCTTCTGCGGATCATATCGGCCTTTTTTCAGATGTGACGGTCGCCCAGTTTGATGAGTTAGTGGCCGCGAATGTGCGCTCCGCTTTCTTGGTGAGTCAAGCGGGTCTTTCTTCTATGCTTCGGGAGAGGTACGGCCGCATCGTAAACATTTCCTCTATCTGGGGAATGACCGGCGGTTCGTGTGAAGTGCTCTACTCGTTGACCAAGGGCGCAGTCATTACATTCACTAAAGCACTGGCAAAAGAGCTTGCTCCCAACGGAATTACGGTAAATGCCGTAGCTCCTGGAGCGATTATGGGTGGAATGATGGAACGCTTTTCTCCTGACGAAGTAGAGATGATTGCTGAAGAGATTCCAGCCAATCGCTTGGGTTTACCTAGCGAAGTAGCGGCAGTCGTACGTTTTTTGCTCTCCAGAGAAGCGAGCTATGTTACCGGACAAATTATTAGTCCCAATGGTGGCTGGTATACGTGA
- a CDS encoding DUF3243 domain-containing protein produces the protein MSVLDNFRDWKEFLGDRVEQAKQAGMESETMQNVAYQIGGYLAEQVDPKNDQERLLKQLWDAGDQQQQQALASLMVKLVQDPNNADRGI, from the coding sequence ATGTCAGTTCTTGACAATTTTCGCGACTGGAAAGAGTTTCTCGGTGATCGAGTAGAGCAAGCGAAACAGGCAGGTATGGAGAGCGAGACAATGCAAAATGTAGCCTATCAAATCGGTGGCTATCTAGCAGAGCAAGTTGATCCGAAAAACGACCAAGAGCGCTTGCTGAAGCAACTCTGGGATGCTGGAGATCAGCAGCAACAGCAAGCTCTGGCTTCTCTGATGGTGAAGCTGGTCCAAGATCCCAACAATGCTGACCGTGGCATTTAG
- a CDS encoding YmfK family protein produces the protein MEAKKEWYMEYEIARNRPGLLGDVASILGMLNINIVTINGVDTMRRGMLLLTDDDEKIEVLRNVVQKMDNITITRLRPPTMLDRLAVRHGRYIERDSEDKKTFRFVRDELGLLVDFMAEILKKEGHQLIGIRGMPRVGKTESMIAASVSANKRWTFISSTLLRQTVRSSLAIDELSTDHVYLIDGIVSTMRSTEKHYTLLREIMNFPAAKIIEHPDIFVRESEYELSDFHYIIELRHHPEEEITYELINNRGFDNFEMN, from the coding sequence ATGGAAGCAAAGAAAGAATGGTATATGGAGTATGAAATTGCCCGTAACCGTCCCGGGCTTTTAGGGGACGTCGCTTCTATTCTGGGGATGTTGAACATTAACATCGTGACCATTAACGGTGTCGATACCATGCGAAGAGGCATGTTACTTTTGACGGACGACGATGAAAAAATTGAGGTTTTGCGCAACGTTGTGCAAAAAATGGACAACATAACCATAACGAGGCTGCGTCCGCCTACGATGCTTGATCGTTTAGCGGTGCGTCATGGCCGCTATATCGAGCGCGACAGCGAAGATAAGAAAACGTTCCGCTTCGTTCGCGATGAGCTGGGATTATTGGTTGACTTCATGGCTGAAATTTTGAAAAAGGAAGGCCATCAATTGATTGGGATCCGCGGGATGCCTCGCGTAGGAAAAACAGAATCTATGATTGCGGCCAGCGTTTCGGCAAATAAACGTTGGACGTTTATTTCTTCGACTCTCTTGCGTCAAACGGTGAGAAGTTCACTTGCCATTGATGAATTGTCTACCGATCATGTATATTTGATAGATGGCATTGTGTCGACGATGCGTTCTACGGAAAAGCACTACACATTGCTTCGGGAAATCATGAATTTCCCAGCCGCCAAAATTATTGAGCATCCGGATATCTTTGTAAGGGAATCAGAGTATGAGCTATCTGATTTTCATTACATTATTGAACTGCGTCATCATCCGGAAGAGGAGATCACCTACGAATTGATCAATAATCGCGGCTTTGATAATTTTGAAATGAATTAA
- a CDS encoding helix-turn-helix domain-containing protein has product MSELGQVLQRAREEKGITLDDVQRITKIQRRYLEAIERGHFHVLPGHFYARAFIKSYAEAVGLDPNHIMNHFQSDLPAQPPTEQVERLRRRRVASTNSPLQAGRWVTKTLLVLFIALIIGVIYIAVVNSNGGTMTQPVPGGSVNPGAEMVSPGNGGGAATSPIAQQPQPPTNVSPTPDPGTVTTDPVTETPKSTITFESQQGSIYNYAVQGEEKLTVKLKVKDDRSWFGVSEGKGKKYVEEGELKKGEEKTIELGKSAYVRLGKPMLVELTVNGVPVDTSKMKSMPSNIVLKMKEAVTQ; this is encoded by the coding sequence GTGTCTGAGCTTGGTCAAGTACTACAAAGGGCCCGCGAGGAAAAAGGAATCACGCTCGACGACGTCCAACGTATCACGAAGATACAGAGACGTTATTTGGAAGCCATTGAGAGGGGTCATTTTCACGTACTTCCTGGCCACTTTTACGCGCGTGCGTTCATCAAAAGCTATGCGGAAGCCGTTGGTCTCGACCCGAATCACATCATGAATCACTTCCAGTCCGATTTGCCGGCCCAGCCGCCTACAGAACAAGTGGAAAGGTTGCGTCGCCGCCGCGTAGCGTCGACCAACAGTCCATTGCAAGCAGGTCGATGGGTTACGAAGACCCTGCTCGTCCTGTTTATCGCCTTGATCATTGGCGTCATCTACATAGCTGTTGTCAATAGCAATGGTGGAACGATGACACAGCCCGTTCCGGGAGGATCCGTAAACCCTGGAGCAGAGATGGTCTCCCCTGGAAATGGTGGCGGAGCAGCTACATCGCCGATCGCCCAACAACCACAACCCCCGACCAACGTCTCACCGACTCCCGATCCCGGGACTGTCACTACTGACCCGGTCACCGAAACTCCCAAGTCGACGATTACGTTCGAGTCTCAGCAAGGTTCCATATACAACTATGCTGTACAGGGTGAAGAAAAATTGACGGTCAAGTTGAAGGTAAAAGACGACCGTAGCTGGTTTGGTGTATCGGAAGGAAAAGGTAAGAAGTATGTTGAAGAAGGCGAGCTCAAAAAGGGCGAAGAAAAAACAATTGAGCTGGGCAAATCGGCTTATGTGCGTTTGGGTAAGCCAATGCTAGTAGAATTGACGGTAAATGGAGTGCCTGTGGATACTTCTAAAATGAAGTCCATGCCGTCGAATATTGTACTCAAAATGAAAGAGGCAGTGACTCAGTAG